One part of the Mycobacterium marinum genome encodes these proteins:
- a CDS encoding TetR/AcrR family transcriptional regulator: MSVDRDRILREAAECLGKRPTATQDEIAAAVGVSRATLHRHFAKRGALLEALDRLAISQLGEAMTISRCQEGTAAEALQRLVAACRPVSGYLRLLYIRAQDFESDQLTEGWAEIDAQLRQLFLRGQRSGEFRRDLPTLWLNQAFFSLVAGAGRSANTGRIARSDFTGMVTELLLRGARSS; encoded by the coding sequence ATGTCAGTAGACCGTGATCGGATACTCCGGGAGGCGGCAGAATGCCTCGGCAAGCGGCCGACCGCAACCCAGGACGAGATTGCTGCTGCGGTCGGCGTAAGTCGAGCGACCCTGCACCGGCATTTTGCCAAGCGAGGCGCCCTCCTCGAGGCGCTAGATCGATTGGCGATCTCCCAGTTGGGCGAAGCGATGACGATCTCGCGATGTCAGGAGGGAACCGCCGCAGAAGCGCTACAGCGGTTAGTGGCGGCCTGCCGCCCAGTATCCGGTTATCTCAGGTTGCTCTACATCCGGGCCCAAGATTTTGAATCAGACCAATTGACCGAGGGCTGGGCTGAGATCGACGCTCAGCTCAGGCAGCTATTCCTGCGGGGTCAGCGTAGCGGCGAATTCCGACGTGACCTGCCCACCCTTTGGCTGAACCAAGCGTTCTTCAGCCTGGTAGCCGGTGCGGGGCGGTCGGCGAATACTGGGCGGATCGCCCGCAGCGACTTCACCGGTATGGTCACCGAGCTACTGCTGCGCGGGGCAAGGAGTTCATGA
- a CDS encoding TetR/AcrR family transcriptional regulator yields METERLLRAAADHLSRRPNATLDEIGAAAGVSHSTLYRHFDGRTALLEALDHAAIEQMRDALKTSHWQEYSPTDALRILVAACEPVAGYLTLRYVQGQSFETRKSVAEWREINSEIEEIFLRRQRAGEFRTDVTAGWLTEAFFSLVSGAGWSVQHGRGTKQKSCG; encoded by the coding sequence GTGGAAACCGAGCGTCTGCTGCGCGCCGCAGCCGACCATCTCAGCAGGCGGCCCAACGCCACCCTGGATGAAATCGGCGCTGCCGCGGGGGTCAGCCACTCAACGCTGTACCGCCACTTCGACGGACGCACCGCATTGCTCGAGGCGCTGGATCACGCGGCCATCGAGCAGATGCGTGATGCGCTGAAAACCTCTCACTGGCAAGAATATTCACCTACCGATGCGCTGCGGATACTGGTTGCCGCGTGCGAGCCGGTCGCGGGCTACCTGACGCTGCGCTACGTGCAAGGTCAAAGCTTTGAGACCCGGAAGTCGGTTGCCGAGTGGCGTGAAATCAACTCCGAGATCGAGGAGATTTTCCTGCGCCGCCAACGCGCCGGAGAATTCCGCACCGACGTGACCGCGGGCTGGCTCACCGAAGCGTTTTTCAGCCTCGTCTCGGGCGCAGGGTGGTCCGTTCAGCATGGGCGGGGAACAAAGCAGAAATCATGTGGGTGA
- a CDS encoding ATP-binding protein — protein sequence MWVNSRRATLDGVRAPTQGNLPPPLVGFVGREAELAELNELILNSRLVTLTGIGGIGKSTLSVWASLRGMVW from the coding sequence ATGTGGGTGAATTCGCGACGAGCGACCCTTGACGGAGTCAGAGCGCCGACACAGGGGAATCTGCCGCCACCGCTTGTCGGGTTTGTCGGCCGTGAGGCCGAACTGGCCGAACTCAACGAGTTGATCTTGAATTCGCGACTGGTGACGTTGACCGGGATCGGTGGAATCGGTAAGTCAACCTTGTCGGTGTGGGCAAGCCTGCGAGGAATGGTTTGGTGA